The DNA sequence ATAACATATCCCCCATTTGTTCTTCGTAGGTGTTTACCCTTGACAAGTAAGATGGCCGTTTCCATAGATGCTAGAAAGGGAGACCTGTTATATCAGGTAGTACTCCAATTGTGAACTGAAATACTTGCCGGCAGCTTTGAACAGAGGCCTCTAAGTCAGCTAACTGTTTTCTTCCTTCTGTAGCATGAAGTATGTCTTTGGAGATTTCTCAGAAGAGTTAAACTAAAACTAACCAATTCCATTATCTCATACAAATGCAATAATAAGCATGGTTTCCACCCAAGCGTCCTGAGTTCCAATCCATCTCAGTCGATTAAACAACATAGATGCCAGAGTTGATCTTTTCCTGCGCGACATGCTTTACCATGCTCTATATTCAATTCAAGTGATTGTTTagactattgatttttatcaaAGGCCACCAGTTAATCAATCTTTTTCACATAAGAAGAAGATACAGTAATATGATTCATCAAATAGGTCTGATTCCGAAGATAGTTTTAAAATCTGAAGTTATACAGAAATAACCAAGAAAAATCTCATAAATctatatgtaaacaatataaaaatacatttttattgtgaagaaacacataaaaacattataatacattacattatggTAAAAGAACATCATAAAATAAAGATGTTATAGTAATGAACGCAAATGAGAAGaattactcttttaatttttttaaacaaaagcttGTTAGTTTTTGTTGCATAAAACTTTGTATATCGTTTATATTGTTGTGTCTGACACAGACTGGAACAGTGTTGGGCATTTCAGACTGATATTGCAACTACCTAAAACATCAAACTGATGCTACAGCTATACTCTCAGACAAATGCTCTGCCTAAAAGTACAGACTGTTGTTGTCCCTGAAACCACGACTGATTATGCAAGAAAAACTTCAGACTGATGCTCTACCTAAGACTTAAACTGGTGATTTGCCTAAAACTTCAGACTTATTCTACAAGTACAACCTCAGACTTGTTCTCTACCTAACTCCATGGTGTGCTTAAAACTCCTGGCTCATGCTGTTCCTACATTTCAGACTCATGATGAGCCTAACACCTCTGACTGAAGCTGTATCTACATTTCAAACTCATGGTGTGCCTAATACTCCTGGCTGATGCTGTTCCTACATTTCAGACTCATGATGTGCCTAACACCTCTGGCTGATGCTGTTCCTACATTTCAGACTCATGGTCGTGCCTAACACCTCTGACTGATGCTGTTCCTACATTTCAGACTCATGGTGTGCCTAACACCTCTGACTGATGCTGTTCCTACATTTCAGACTTAAGGTGTGCCTAACATTCCTGGCTATGATGTTCCTTACATTTCAGACTCATGGTGTGCCTAACACCTCTGACTGATGCTGTTTCTACATTTCAGACTCATGGTGTGCCTAACACTCCTGGCTGATGCTGTTCCTACATTTCAGACTCATGGTGTGCCTAACACTCCTGGCTGATGCTGTTCCTACATTTCAGGATCATGGTGTGCCTAAAACTCCTGGCTGATGCTGTTCCTACATTTCAGACTCATGATGTGCCTAACACCTCTGGCTGATGCTGTTTCTACATTTCAGACTCATGGAGTGCCTAACACCTCTGACTGATGCTGTTCTACATTTCAGACTCATGGTGTGCCTAACACATCTGGCTGATGCTGTTCCTACATTTCAGACGCATGGTGTGCCTAACACTCCTGGCTGATGCTGTTCCTACATTTCAGACTCATGGTGTGCCTAACACATCTGGATGATTGCTGTTTTCCTACATTTCAGACGCATGGTGTGCCTAACACTCCTGGCTGATGCTGTTCCTACATTTCAGACTCATGTTGTGCCTAACACATCTGACTGATGCTGTTCCTACATTTCAGACGCATGGTGTGCCTAACACTCCTGGCTGATGCTGTTTCTACATTTCAGACTCATGGTGTGCCTGACACTCCTGGCTGATGCTGTTCCTACATTTCAGACGCATGGTGTGCCTAAGGCTACGTACACATGGCAGCGTTGCATCGCGCGTTCAATCGCGCGTCAGAAAATACTAGTGTACACATGAGAGCGTTGCGTTCTGCGCCGTTTGAAGCGGCCCTTTCCGTGTAAATTTACTAGAATGGTTCCCAGATCACTATAGGCCTATCGGAAGTGTTGAAGAAGCTGGTATGTCTCTTTGGGTTCTGTATCGTATGATATAAACAACGGAAGACGAAGACGAAAGGAAATACACTCGGGATTCATCCCAATTTCCACGTGACCGGTTAACTCACGGTATCTGTTTGCGTAACCCCTTTTACCCAAGATCTGAGGAAATACATGAAacctaaattttttaactatcttATGAATGTCTATTGCGTGCATTTAGACGGACGTCTCAATTGGCAATACATTCCAGGATGAATCTGGCCACCAATTGTGAAAACTTTGTAAGGGATTGTATTTCACCAGAAGAAAAACACTCGTAATCCACACTGAGGTAAAGTTCTATTGACCTCAAGCTGCATTATCAAtgataccaaataaaaatatatagatgcaCCCAAacgtttctttaaaaatacataattaaagttattttcaagCGTAGAATATTTAGTTACAACACACATTTACTCTCTGAAATCTAATGTGTCACAATTATAAAACCCTGtatgaaatgtaaaacaaaaatccACAACAGAATCAATAACAACAATGAAGTAAAatcaaactgaaattttatacatgAGAAGCTGAAGTATTAATACAAGTCCATTATTTCGGAATTCGGATCAGAAATAAAACTCTCTGTTGGTGAGACAGCTGGTAGTACTCGGGTTTGGGGAGCTTGAGTTGAATAAGCTCTTGATGTTTCATTTTCATATTGTATGTTCGACATGGGTTGGTAGTGTTGGTTCTGATGCTGCAGATGATACTGTGCAGGTCTTGGAAGCTCATTAGTGGGAGTTGGGCTATAGAAATCTTGTGCTCGTTGTAAGGTTTCGAGTAACTGAATTTTAGTTCTAATTCTACCATGTTCTGGGATCTTTTTCAGTTCTTTGTACAAAGAAAGGCAAAATAATTTGTCATCGTCTTCATTACTCTTGGCAACTTCTCTCTGTTCCCTCATTGCAATACTTTTTTGTATAATGTCCGAAAAATGTTTATCAGCTGGattcaacttaatttttttgttacttacTGGCAAGTCGGAGTGTTTTTCTGGCATGGTCAGATCCTCAGTATCCGCTTCTCCCTCCTCCAAGGTGACATCCTCCTTATCATGGTCGTCCAAGTTACTTGTTGTCAATTTGTTATTGActgtattttccaaaaatttaagtcttgaaaaataaatgtaaggaGTAGAGTTGCTTGCTCCAGATCCAGATTTTTTAGTCTTCCTTTTTCTCAATTCCCTGGCAAAATTGTCACGCAGACTCTTCCATCTCTTTTGCAATGTATTCCctggaacaaaattaattttgtgatcTTTGTAAACAAGTTCAATATTATAACAAGAacttatatatttcttttctttttaggTATTTAGCCACTGGGTGTTCCTTTGCTGAGTTGCATTACAACTGCAGAGTGGGAAAGTCGACTGCAGGGAATGTAATCCGCCAAGTTTGTGCAGCAATGTGGAGTAAACTGAAGACTCTGTGTATGCCGCCTATGACAGAACACACGTGGAAAGAAATCGCTACAGGATTTCTGAAGTATACAAATTTTCCCAACTGCCTTGGAGCAATTGATTGTAAGCATGTTCGTCTTGTGCAACCAAGTGATACTGGGTCCCTTTTTTATAACTACAAACACTTTTACTCTACTATATTGCTAGCTGTTTGTGATGCCAACTATTGTTTCTTGTTTGTGGACATTGGATCTTATGGAAAAAGCAATGATTCGTCAATTTTCCAAGAATCGGTGTTTTACAGAAAACTCATTGAAGGAACATTGAGTATTCCAGATTCACAACCAATTTCAAACGTTGACATCATACCTTTGCCTTATGTGTTTGTCGCAGATGATGCGTTCGGCCTTTCAAAACATATAATGTGTCCATACGCGGGAAAGATCCTGCCTCATTCTAAGAGAATCCTAAACTATCGATTGTCAAGGGCTCGCAGATACATTGAGTGTACCTTCGGTATGTTGGCCAACAAATGGAGAATATTCCATAGGCCTCTAAATGTTAGCTTAGAATTTGCAAACAGTATCATTTTGGCATGTTGTTTGTTGCATAACTTTGTGCAATCACGCGATGGGTACAGGTATGAAGACACACTTCATAAAGCGCCATTTTATTGATTTGTTGGAAGTTGCCTCACCACGGCCAAACATGTTACGCAAAAGAAGTGAGGGACAGATTTGCTAGTTATTTCATCAAAGACAGGCAAACTGCCGTGGCAGGGATAAGATTGGTCTCTGTGAAATTAGATCTCGCAATTGTGTGAAACATGAGTTGGGAAAAAACTTGCTTGAAGTCTGTGTTAACAATACACGTTGACTAAAAGACACGTTGTACACATCTAACAGCAATCAGTGTCACAATTGCAACAACACTCACCTCTACaagtttacaagttttttaattgtttagatctaatgtaaaattgtgagtaaaaataatatattatacaagctTCAATGTTAACTCCTTACTCATTAGTCTAGCCAAGTATTCTTGTCCatacaatataagttttaatcatGAATAAATAACGTATTCAGGCCTATCTACTTCCTGTAAAAACTTACTGTTgcaaaaatcttattacaaaaatatttaagtttttcatttttcattactaaataaaatgtaaagaaatgttaGTTGAcatgtttctaaaataaactataaaactgaTATGCTATAGTGTTAttcattacttaatattaaagtttGCACTTACCAAGAATTTTCTTTTGCTCCTCTGAGCAACCTTCTTTTGAGAATATTTCCACCAACTGATGCCACGTGGTCCTTTTCAATACTCTGTTTTTGTAGTCGGCACACTCCATGTCCCATATTGAACGCCGACTTTTAATCTTCTTCAATGAAAAGTTCCGTATCAAAAACAGTGTCTTCCATGACTGATTACAGAAGATGTCACTCACTCAAAAGCGCGCGCTCGACTGCTCACATGTGTACGGTACAATTCAAAACTATCGAAACTCGAGGCGTGCTGCAGTCGCGCGGTCCACGAGGAACCTTCGAGACGCGTGCTTTGAGGCGCGTCAATTTAAAAACGCGCGTTCCATGTGTACGTAGTAATTTGTTTCGTAGTGTTATAAAACGCGCGTGTAGAGCGCGCGATGGAAAACGCGCGATGCAACGCTGCAATGTGTACGTAGCCTAACACTCCTGGTTGATGCTGTTCCTACATTTCAGACTCATGGTGTGCCTAACACCTCTGACTGATGCTGTTCCTACATTTCAGTCGCATGGTGTGCCTAACACTCCTGGTTGATGCTGTTTCCTACATTTCAGACGCATGGTGTGCCTAACACTCATGGCTGATGCTGTTCCTACATTTCAGACGCATGGTGTGCCTAACACTCCTGGCTGATGCTGTTCCTACATTTCAGACGCATGGTGTGCCTAACACTCCTGGTTGATGCTGTTTCCTACATTTCAGACGCATGGTGTGCCTAACACTCCTGGCTGATGCTGTTCCTACATTTCAGACGCATGGTGTGCCTAACACTCCTGGTTGATGCTGTTCCCTACATTTCAGACGCATGGTGTGCCTAACACTCCTGGCTGATGCTGTTCCTACATTTCAGACGCAATGGGGGTGTGCCTAACACTCCTGGTTGATGCTTGTTCCTACATTTCAGACGCATAAGTGTGCCTAAACACTCCTGGTTGATGCTGTTCCTACATT is a window from the Homalodisca vitripennis isolate AUS2020 unplaced genomic scaffold, UT_GWSS_2.1 ScUCBcl_12839;HRSCAF=22764, whole genome shotgun sequence genome containing:
- the LOC124375049 gene encoding uncharacterized protein LOC124375049 — encoded protein: MELTLRCTQVYIEDDGAWVLAGLGFSWKTLFLIRNFSLKKIKSRRSIWDMECADYKNRVLKRTTWHQLVEIFSKEGCSEEQKKILGNTLQKRWKSLRDNFARELRKRKTKKSGSGASNSTPYIYFSRLKFLENTVNNKLTTSNLDDHDKEDVTLEEGEADTEDLTMPEKHSDLPVSNKKIKLNPADKHFSDIIQKSIAMREQREVAKSNEDDDKLFCLSLYKELKKIPEHGRIRTKIQLLETLQRAQDFYSPTPTNELPRPAQYHLQHQNQHYQPMSNIQYENETSRAYSTQAPQTRVLPAVSPTESFISDPNSEIMDLY